The proteins below come from a single Penaeus monodon isolate SGIC_2016 chromosome 23, NSTDA_Pmon_1, whole genome shotgun sequence genomic window:
- the LOC119587740 gene encoding uncharacterized protein LOC119587740 (The sequence of the model RefSeq protein was modified relative to this genomic sequence to represent the inferred CDS: added 33 bases not found in genome assembly) — protein MEKKNETSKLAIESTKPSMVTEEPASVTEEPASEIEKSAAVTEEPVSETVKDMSTDKDFNRARVTRPTAIYNKDAHYDLTCIPASNQQADSPDETENKPTKCCCCSCCCSCCIS, from the exons atggaaaagaaaaacgaaaccaGTAAGCTGGCTATAGAGTCTACGAAACCGTCCATGGTGACCGAGGAGCCGGCATCGGTGACCGAGGAGCCGGCATCGGAAATCGAGAAGTCGGCCGCCGTGACCGAGGAGCCGGTCTCGGAAACAGTAAAGGACATGAGCACTGATAAGGATTTTAATAGAGCTCGG gtGACACGTCCCACTGcgatatataataaagat GCACACTACGACTTGACTTGCATACCAGCCAGCAATCAGCAGGCTGACAGCCCAGACGAGACAGAAAACAAACCTACCAAG ATTTCATAG